From Echinicola soli, a single genomic window includes:
- a CDS encoding DUF4377 domain-containing protein: protein MKINFTCWSILLVFGVCTLISGCFNELPQKEESISVKHYPVVQNNDVGNASLFLKVQFSHQKGTNEWDEIPIDAIEGFNYQMGYNYVINIHKEQMQNETTDNFNTSYTYISEESKELVSPNATFELPLKSPSYQPSTLAFGNVEVGYKMLGEIPIECSTLCEDLNTSLETDGTVTGVFRHNGNNMIKLLQLK, encoded by the coding sequence ATGAAAATTAATTTTACATGCTGGTCTATTCTTCTTGTATTTGGTGTTTGTACCCTCATCTCCGGGTGTTTTAATGAACTGCCACAAAAAGAAGAATCCATATCTGTAAAGCATTATCCTGTAGTGCAGAACAATGATGTAGGAAATGCTTCGTTATTCCTCAAAGTGCAGTTCTCGCATCAGAAAGGGACTAATGAATGGGACGAGATCCCTATTGACGCGATAGAGGGGTTTAATTACCAAATGGGGTACAATTATGTGATCAATATTCACAAAGAACAAATGCAAAACGAAACAACGGATAATTTCAATACCTCATACACTTATATCTCAGAAGAGTCCAAGGAACTGGTAAGTCCCAATGCGACCTTTGAACTGCCCCTGAAATCTCCAAGCTACCAACCTTCAACATTGGCATTCGGAAATGTGGAAGTTGGCTACAAAATGTTAGGGGAAATCCCCATCGAATGCTCCACCCTGTGCGAGGATTTGAATACTTCTTTGGAAACTGACGGAACCGTAACAGGTGTCTTCAGACACAACGGCAATAATATGATTAAATTACTCCAGCTAAAGTAA
- a CDS encoding S10 family peptidase: MKRSVLFMLVGLCFSFGVKAQELLNSDSSAVSNHQVTIKGKKVPYTATVGTQPVWDKEGEEVAYLFYTYYERSDVENKSDRPLVVSFNGGPGSASIWMHIAYTGPVLLNIDEEGNPVQPYGYRGNSHSILDVADIVYVDPVNTGYSRITDKDADRSQFFGVNADVNYLAEWVRAFVTRQNRWASPKFLIGESYGTTRVSGLVNRLQNSQWMYFNGVVLVSPTDLGIDREGPVAAANYLPYYAATAWYHGVLDPSLQNKDLDEILPEVEDFTVNELIPAMVKGGFLTEERKKELASKMSEYSGLNEEVILAHNLAVPTGFFWKELLRDQGLIVGRLDSRYRGVDRQDAGSRYDYDPALSSWNHAFAPAFNHYMINELDFKTDINYFLFGPVHPWDRSGDQTGENLRSALAQNPYLHVMIQSGYFDGGTDYFNAKYSMWQMDPSGKLKDRLSWKGYRSGHMMYLRSEDLEKANEDIREFIKKAVPEAGTPAKY; encoded by the coding sequence ATGAAAAGATCAGTACTATTTATGCTAGTGGGGCTGTGCTTTTCCTTTGGGGTAAAAGCACAAGAATTGCTCAATTCAGATTCCTCCGCTGTTTCAAACCATCAGGTGACCATAAAAGGAAAGAAAGTTCCCTATACCGCAACAGTAGGGACCCAGCCAGTTTGGGACAAAGAAGGTGAAGAAGTGGCGTATCTCTTTTATACGTATTATGAGCGGAGCGATGTGGAGAATAAATCCGATCGACCCTTGGTGGTTTCTTTTAATGGTGGCCCTGGATCCGCTTCTATCTGGATGCACATTGCCTATACGGGCCCGGTTTTGCTAAATATTGATGAGGAAGGAAACCCAGTACAGCCGTATGGCTATCGGGGAAATTCGCATTCCATTTTGGATGTGGCAGACATCGTATATGTTGATCCTGTCAATACCGGGTATTCCCGGATTACAGATAAGGACGCTGATCGGTCACAGTTTTTTGGGGTAAATGCGGATGTGAATTATCTTGCCGAATGGGTGAGAGCGTTCGTTACCCGTCAAAATCGCTGGGCGTCTCCGAAGTTTTTGATTGGGGAAAGTTATGGAACCACACGGGTGTCTGGTCTGGTAAACCGCCTCCAGAATAGCCAATGGATGTACTTTAACGGGGTAGTACTGGTGTCGCCAACTGATTTGGGCATTGACAGGGAAGGACCAGTGGCTGCTGCCAACTACTTGCCCTATTATGCCGCGACCGCTTGGTACCATGGTGTTCTTGATCCCTCTTTGCAAAATAAGGATCTTGATGAGATTTTGCCGGAAGTAGAGGATTTTACCGTTAATGAACTGATTCCTGCCATGGTGAAGGGAGGCTTTCTTACGGAGGAAAGGAAAAAGGAGCTGGCAAGCAAAATGTCCGAATACTCTGGGCTAAATGAGGAAGTGATCTTAGCGCATAACTTGGCGGTGCCCACAGGATTTTTCTGGAAAGAATTGCTTAGAGACCAAGGATTAATAGTGGGAAGACTGGACAGTAGGTATCGTGGCGTGGATCGACAGGATGCCGGAAGCCGCTATGATTATGATCCGGCACTGTCCAGCTGGAACCATGCTTTTGCTCCGGCCTTTAACCACTATATGATCAATGAACTTGATTTTAAAACTGATATAAATTATTTCCTTTTTGGTCCTGTCCATCCTTGGGACAGAAGTGGCGATCAGACAGGTGAAAACCTAAGGTCAGCACTTGCCCAAAACCCGTATTTGCATGTGATGATCCAGTCAGGGTATTTTGATGGCGGTACGGATTACTTTAACGCCAAATATTCCATGTGGCAAATGGATCCAAGCGGAAAGTTAAAGGACAGGCTCTCGTGGAAGGGATATCGTAGCGGTCATATGATGTACCTGAGGTCGGAGGATCTGGAAAAAGCCAATGAGGATATCAGGGAATTCATCAAAAAAGCTGTTCCTGAAGCAGGAACCCCCGCAAAGTATTAA